The proteins below come from a single Roseiflexus sp. RS-1 genomic window:
- the nuoK gene encoding NADH-quinone oxidoreductase subunit NuoK, with translation MTEAVPLPWVLTLAGALFCVGLFGALSRRNTVGILLGIELMLNAVNINLVAFWRYLEPNVVAGQTFALFVITVAAAEAAIGLAMIIAIYRARQTVNADEVDSLRG, from the coding sequence ATGACTGAGGCGGTTCCACTTCCCTGGGTGCTGACCCTTGCCGGCGCACTCTTCTGCGTCGGGCTATTCGGCGCACTCTCACGGCGCAACACCGTCGGCATTCTGCTGGGCATTGAACTGATGCTCAACGCCGTGAACATTAATCTGGTTGCGTTCTGGCGCTACCTGGAGCCGAATGTCGTCGCCGGACAGACCTTCGCGCTGTTTGTCATTACCGTTGCCGCTGCGGAAGCGGCCATCGGTCTGGCGATGATTATTGCCATCTACCGCGCGCGCCAGACCGTCAATGCCGATGAGGTCGATAGTTTGCGCGGGTGA
- the nuoL gene encoding NADH-quinone oxidoreductase subunit L, with protein MGWFLQNAWLIPLLPLIGFAVITLTPIQRNKQASAWLATLLMVGATIIALGTAVEVASGVKIEPDGAVAEPTHATHTAAPAGEKAGHGFEWRDPNIVRTVRWAPSGGDIPFTMGYIIDPAVAAMLVMVTITATCIHLFSVGYMAHDPRQARFFSFISLFTAAMLAMVMASNLLLFFMAWEIMGLCSYLLIGFWYDKNYADPNQITPRQAAIKAFITTRIGDVLLMIGLAWLWTEAGTLELGTGPGQVFNPELLERLAATVTGIGISAATGIALLIFCGTIGKSAQFPLHVWLPDAMEGPTPVSALIHAATMVSAGVFLTARTFPIFQVSDALPIVATIGAFTALFAALIAVGQFDIKRILAYSTLSQLGFMVAALGIGGWVAAMFHLLTHAFFKALLFLGSGSVIHGMEAAVGHDSNTAQDIRNMGGLRRLMPVTFFTYMAGFLALAGFPGFAGFWSKDEILADAFRANTLVWIVLSLASLLTAFYMTRQVMLVFFGSFRGHHPRQPAYAFAHHADHHHEAHDPHESPWTMTVPLVILALFAVFAGLVNLPFDGFHHLAEFFGQEAGKLNLLVMGISSAIALVGIALGWLVYRQAFTASAEEADPLERMVPGVFTMLNRKFYIDELYAATFGALTTILARVWTWFDAQVLDRLVIDTGRFTRFLGQVNFIIDDAVLNDGADLVATGTQVAGDRTRRTTTGKIQDYVALAFAGAVVLGVLYLYVVR; from the coding sequence ATGGGATGGTTTTTGCAGAATGCCTGGCTGATCCCGCTCCTGCCGCTGATCGGCTTTGCGGTCATTACCCTGACGCCGATCCAGCGCAATAAGCAGGCGAGCGCATGGCTGGCGACATTGCTGATGGTCGGTGCGACGATCATCGCGCTCGGCACCGCCGTCGAAGTTGCCAGCGGCGTCAAAATCGAACCAGATGGCGCAGTTGCAGAACCGACGCACGCGACACACACCGCAGCGCCTGCCGGAGAAAAGGCCGGTCACGGCTTCGAGTGGCGCGACCCGAACATCGTTCGCACCGTGCGCTGGGCGCCATCCGGCGGCGACATCCCATTCACCATGGGGTATATCATCGACCCGGCAGTGGCGGCGATGCTGGTGATGGTCACGATTACCGCCACCTGCATTCACCTGTTTTCGGTCGGCTACATGGCGCATGATCCGCGCCAGGCGCGTTTCTTCTCGTTCATTTCGCTCTTCACCGCCGCAATGCTGGCGATGGTGATGGCCAGCAATCTATTGCTCTTCTTTATGGCGTGGGAGATCATGGGGCTTTGCTCCTACCTGTTGATCGGCTTCTGGTACGATAAAAACTACGCCGATCCCAACCAGATCACCCCGCGCCAGGCGGCGATCAAGGCATTCATTACTACCCGGATCGGCGACGTGCTGTTGATGATCGGTCTGGCATGGCTGTGGACTGAAGCTGGCACCCTGGAACTCGGCACAGGACCCGGACAGGTGTTCAACCCGGAGTTGCTGGAGCGGCTGGCTGCCACGGTCACCGGCATCGGCATCAGCGCCGCCACCGGTATCGCGCTGCTGATCTTCTGCGGCACCATCGGCAAATCGGCGCAGTTCCCGCTGCACGTCTGGCTTCCTGACGCGATGGAAGGTCCGACTCCGGTCTCAGCCCTGATCCACGCCGCCACCATGGTGTCGGCGGGTGTGTTCCTGACCGCCCGTACCTTCCCGATCTTCCAGGTCAGCGATGCGTTGCCGATTGTTGCAACCATTGGCGCGTTCACGGCGCTGTTCGCCGCGCTGATCGCCGTCGGTCAGTTCGATATCAAGCGCATTCTGGCATACTCGACCCTTTCGCAACTGGGGTTCATGGTTGCGGCGCTGGGCATCGGCGGATGGGTGGCAGCCATGTTTCACCTGCTGACCCACGCCTTCTTCAAGGCGCTGCTGTTCCTCGGTTCGGGGTCGGTTATCCACGGTATGGAAGCTGCGGTCGGTCACGACTCGAATACCGCGCAGGACATCCGCAACATGGGGGGGTTGCGCCGTCTGATGCCGGTGACGTTCTTCACCTATATGGCGGGCTTTCTGGCGCTTGCCGGGTTCCCCGGTTTCGCCGGGTTCTGGAGCAAGGACGAAATCCTGGCGGATGCGTTTCGCGCCAATACGCTGGTATGGATTGTGCTCAGCCTGGCATCACTCCTGACGGCATTCTACATGACACGCCAGGTGATGCTGGTGTTTTTCGGATCGTTCCGCGGTCATCATCCACGGCAACCGGCGTATGCGTTCGCGCACCACGCTGATCACCACCACGAGGCGCACGACCCGCACGAAAGTCCCTGGACGATGACCGTGCCGCTGGTGATTCTGGCGCTGTTTGCTGTGTTCGCCGGTCTCGTCAATCTACCGTTCGACGGGTTCCATCATCTGGCGGAGTTCTTCGGGCAGGAAGCAGGAAAACTGAACCTGCTGGTCATGGGGATTTCGAGCGCGATTGCGCTTGTCGGCATTGCGCTTGGCTGGCTGGTGTACCGTCAGGCGTTCACAGCCTCGGCTGAGGAAGCCGACCCGCTGGAACGGATGGTTCCCGGCGTCTTTACCATGCTCAACCGCAAGTTTTATATCGATGAACTGTACGCGGCGACGTTCGGCGCACTCACAACCATCCTGGCGCGCGTCTGGACATGGTTCGATGCACAGGTGCTGGATCGCCTGGTGATCGATACCGGACGCTTTACCCGTTTCCTGGGACAGGTGAACTTTATTATCGATGATGCCGTGCTGAACGACGGCGCCGACCTGGTGGCAACCGGCACGCAGGTTGCCGGGGATCGCACGCGCCGGACAACCACCGGCAAAATCCAGGATTATGTTGCGCTGGCTTTTGCCGGCGCTGTCGTGCTGGGGGTGCTGTACCTGTATGTGGTGCGGTGA